In Parasteatoda tepidariorum isolate YZ-2023 chromosome 2, CAS_Ptep_4.0, whole genome shotgun sequence, one DNA window encodes the following:
- the LOC107454825 gene encoding uncharacterized protein isoform X2 — protein MNKLFPLNFSYHTFESADGTDGSLNPVIFLHGFWATKEMWEDIPQIIADKTKRKPERVEMFFSEDMYVKKLTEKFVDLLACATDMLIRAVKSIPDSMNEIEARKFVFTQLFSQAQIKDLSVHFDEKGSNFHTDYVLKRKPDGSYDVSFNKDVILKALKNYDTLMPDPSGVFSGPAYFLYGNRSFMNVEADEENIKKHFPSAELIKFEGVSHNIHIEDREKFLSIILDRLTQRKC, from the exons ACTTTTTCctctaaatttttcgtatcATACATTTGAATCAGCTGATGGGACAGATGGAAGTTTAAATCCAGTAATTTTCCTTCATGGTTTTTGGGCCACTAAAGAAATGTGGGAAGATATTCCCCAAATTATAGCAGACAAAACAAAGAGAAAG ccaGAAAGAGTAGAGATGTTTTTCTCGGAAGATATGTATGTAaagaaattaactgaaaaattcgTTGATCTGTTGGCTTGTGCTACAGATATGCTGATAAGAGCTGTTAAAAGTATTCCAGATTCAATGAATGAAATAGAAGCGAGGAAATTTGTATTTACTCAGCTGTTCAGTCAGGCTCAAATTAAAGATCTTTCa gTTCACTTTGATGAAAAGGGTAGTAATTTCCACACTGATTATGTTCTTAAGCGTAAACCAGATGGAAGTTACGATGTCAGTTTCAACAAAGATGTAATTCTTAAAGCACTTAAAAACTACGATACACTAATGCCGGATCCCAGCGGTGTGTTTTCTGGACCGGCTTATTTCTTGTATGGGAATCGTTCTTTCATGAACGT TGAAGCTGATGAAGagaatatcaaaaaacattttccgaGTGCTGAACTCATAAAATTTGAAGGAGTTTCTCACAACATTCATATAGAAGATcgagaaaagtttttaagtattattttggaTCGTTTGACACAACGAAAATGTTGA
- the LOC107454825 gene encoding sn-1-specific diacylglycerol lipase ABHD11-like isoform X1 encodes MNKLFPLNFSYHTFESADGTDGSLNPVIFLHGFWATKEMWEDIPQIIADKTKRKTYAYDARNFGGSDYGNIMNSEINIDDLFYFMDTMNVSKAIIVGHSMGGITACRAALKKPERVEMFFSEDMYVKKLTEKFVDLLACATDMLIRAVKSIPDSMNEIEARKFVFTQLFSQAQIKDLSVHFDEKGSNFHTDYVLKRKPDGSYDVSFNKDVILKALKNYDTLMPDPSGVFSGPAYFLYGNRSFMNVEADEENIKKHFPSAELIKFEGVSHNIHIEDREKFLSIILDRLTQRKC; translated from the exons ACTTTTTCctctaaatttttcgtatcATACATTTGAATCAGCTGATGGGACAGATGGAAGTTTAAATCCAGTAATTTTCCTTCATGGTTTTTGGGCCACTAAAGAAATGTGGGAAGATATTCCCCAAATTATAGCAGACAAAACAAAGAGAAAG ACATATGCATATGATGCCAGGAATTTCGGCGGCAGCGATTACGGCAATATCATGAATTCCGAAATAAATATCGATGACCTCTTCTACTTTATGGATACCATGAATGTTTCGAAAGCAATAATAGTTGGTCACAGTATGGGAGGTATTACAGCGTGCAGAGCAGCTTTAAAGAAA ccaGAAAGAGTAGAGATGTTTTTCTCGGAAGATATGTATGTAaagaaattaactgaaaaattcgTTGATCTGTTGGCTTGTGCTACAGATATGCTGATAAGAGCTGTTAAAAGTATTCCAGATTCAATGAATGAAATAGAAGCGAGGAAATTTGTATTTACTCAGCTGTTCAGTCAGGCTCAAATTAAAGATCTTTCa gTTCACTTTGATGAAAAGGGTAGTAATTTCCACACTGATTATGTTCTTAAGCGTAAACCAGATGGAAGTTACGATGTCAGTTTCAACAAAGATGTAATTCTTAAAGCACTTAAAAACTACGATACACTAATGCCGGATCCCAGCGGTGTGTTTTCTGGACCGGCTTATTTCTTGTATGGGAATCGTTCTTTCATGAACGT TGAAGCTGATGAAGagaatatcaaaaaacattttccgaGTGCTGAACTCATAAAATTTGAAGGAGTTTCTCACAACATTCATATAGAAGATcgagaaaagtttttaagtattattttggaTCGTTTGACACAACGAAAATGTTGA